From Pseudanabaena sp. PCC 6802, one genomic window encodes:
- a CDS encoding plastocyanin/azurin family copper-binding protein, with translation MLKLLDSKFPKLFPLVVPVLLIASLVWCLGAIARPAIAAPGNNILKQPAIEVNISLGNEGNELKFFPDRLKFEAGKHYKLVLSNPSPSKHYFTDKDFADAIWTQKVDAGNVEVKGNIHELELRPGTKAEWVFVAIKPGNFPLRCTVPGHAEAGMRGVVAIE, from the coding sequence ATGCTTAAACTTTTAGACTCAAAATTTCCCAAATTATTTCCCCTTGTCGTGCCGGTCTTACTAATTGCGTCTCTGGTCTGGTGTTTGGGCGCGATCGCCCGACCCGCGATCGCTGCACCCGGCAACAATATCCTCAAACAACCAGCGATCGAGGTTAATATTAGTCTTGGCAATGAGGGTAACGAACTCAAATTTTTCCCGGATCGCCTGAAATTTGAAGCGGGGAAACACTATAAACTCGTACTCAGCAACCCCAGCCCCTCGAAACATTACTTTACCGATAAGGACTTTGCCGACGCGATTTGGACGCAAAAAGTTGATGCGGGCAACGTAGAGGTTAAAGGTAACATCCACGAGCTAGAACTGCGCCCCGGTACTAAAGCCGAATGGGTATTTGTGGCAATTAAACCGGGTAATTTCCCCCTGCGCTGCACCGTACCCGGTCATGCAGAGGCAGGGATGAGAGGTGTAGTAGCGATCGAATAA
- a CDS encoding glutamate-5-semialdehyde dehydrogenase, whose product MVTTSPAPQTRSLLESVRATRNAARVLAKLDAPAKNAALEAIAIALEDDAEDILAANYKDVQAAEAAQLAKPLIGRLKLDRAKLAGMVAGVRDVAKLADPVGVRQIHRELDEGLVLERLSCPLGVVGIIFEARPDAVTQISALAIKSGNGIILKGGSEATRSSEAIVNTIHRALAKLGTIATDVVQLVTTRDEINAILGMDKEIDLIIPRGSNQLVRYIQNNTRIPVLGHADGICHAYVDRDVDLEQAIAIAVDSKVQYPSACNAIETLLVHRDIAAVFLPRLVTAMQSQGVEIRACDRTRALLPEMSLIPATEEDWSAEYCDLILSVRVVDTLEDAIAHINTYGSRHTETIITQDAIAAQTFMSDVDAAGVFHNCSTRFADGFRYGFGAEVGISTQKMPPRGPVGLEGLVTYKYQLVGSGHIVATYAGEHAKPFRHRNI is encoded by the coding sequence ATGGTTACTACCTCACCTGCCCCACAAACGCGATCGCTGCTTGAGTCGGTGCGAGCTACGCGGAACGCGGCCAGAGTGCTGGCCAAGTTAGATGCTCCAGCGAAAAATGCGGCCTTAGAAGCGATCGCTATAGCTCTGGAAGATGACGCCGAGGACATTCTGGCAGCTAATTACAAAGACGTGCAAGCGGCGGAGGCAGCGCAATTGGCTAAGCCACTAATTGGGCGGCTAAAGCTAGATCGAGCCAAGCTGGCTGGGATGGTGGCAGGTGTAAGGGATGTGGCCAAACTCGCCGATCCGGTTGGGGTTCGGCAAATTCACCGAGAACTAGATGAAGGGTTGGTGCTGGAACGCCTCAGTTGCCCCCTAGGGGTTGTGGGTATTATCTTTGAGGCACGTCCCGACGCGGTCACGCAAATTTCCGCGCTGGCAATTAAATCCGGTAACGGCATTATCCTCAAAGGCGGCAGCGAAGCTACCCGTTCCTCGGAGGCGATCGTGAATACGATTCACAGGGCTTTAGCTAAGCTGGGCACGATCGCAACCGATGTCGTGCAACTGGTAACCACAAGGGATGAGATTAATGCCATTTTGGGAATGGATAAAGAAATCGATTTGATTATTCCCAGAGGTTCCAATCAGTTAGTGCGTTATATCCAGAACAATACGCGCATTCCCGTACTCGGTCATGCGGACGGCATCTGTCACGCCTATGTCGATCGCGATGTCGATCTCGAACAGGCGATCGCGATTGCAGTTGACTCTAAGGTGCAATATCCTTCTGCCTGCAATGCGATTGAGACTCTCTTGGTGCATCGGGATATCGCCGCTGTCTTCCTACCGCGTCTTGTTACTGCTATGCAATCCCAGGGTGTAGAAATTAGAGCCTGCGATCGCACTCGTGCCTTACTACCTGAAATGTCCCTGATTCCCGCGACTGAGGAGGACTGGTCTGCGGAATACTGCGATCTAATTCTGTCAGTGCGGGTGGTCGATACGCTAGAAGATGCGATCGCGCATATTAATACCTATGGTTCGCGACATACGGAAACGATTATTACCCAGGATGCGATCGCGGCACAGACATTTATGAGCGATGTGGATGCCGCTGGCGTTTTCCACAACTGTTCTACCCGCTTTGCGGATGGTTTCCGTTATGGATTTGGCGCAGAGGTGGGAATTAGCACGCAGAAAATGCCCCCCCGTGGGCCAGTGGGTTTGGAGGGGCTGGTTACCTACAAATATCAACTGGTTGGAAGCGGTCATATTGTTGCCACGTATGCAGGCGAGCATGCCAAGCCATTTCGACATCGCAATATTTAA
- a CDS encoding DUF6920 family protein yields MAMLLTGIVLSALMIGLAVWIAAGSWHRETARLVEQSIQKILPQSDRETKTVSFQDFDPLPEPVAKYLRLVLKEGQPYIRSASLTQAGEFRIGKDEKGWKQFEAKQYFAANPPGSIWDANIRMAAAIAVRVRDAYTDAQGSMQAKILALIPVVNDRGKPELNAGALQRYLAESVWMPTALMPSDRLKWSEIDRHKALATLTDSQTTASLEFHFNDIGEVTGVFAPARYREVNGKYEPTPWAGYFYNYQERHGMRIPTAGYVEWQLGDRSFPYWKGNITEVKYDY; encoded by the coding sequence ATGGCAATGCTCTTAACTGGAATTGTTTTAAGTGCTCTAATGATAGGATTAGCAGTTTGGATAGCTGCGGGGAGTTGGCATCGCGAGACTGCTCGGTTAGTCGAGCAATCGATCCAAAAAATCCTTCCTCAGAGCGATCGCGAGACAAAAACAGTCAGCTTCCAAGATTTCGATCCCCTCCCCGAACCAGTAGCTAAATACTTGCGCTTAGTTCTCAAAGAAGGACAACCCTATATTCGCTCGGCTTCTCTTACGCAAGCAGGCGAATTTCGGATCGGTAAAGATGAAAAGGGATGGAAGCAGTTTGAGGCGAAGCAGTACTTCGCGGCAAATCCACCAGGTTCGATCTGGGATGCCAATATTCGCATGGCTGCCGCGATCGCCGTACGGGTACGCGATGCCTATACAGACGCGCAGGGATCGATGCAGGCAAAGATCCTGGCGCTTATTCCCGTGGTGAACGATCGCGGCAAGCCAGAACTGAATGCAGGCGCGCTGCAACGGTATTTAGCTGAGTCGGTCTGGATGCCAACCGCGCTAATGCCAAGCGATCGCTTAAAATGGAGCGAGATAGATCGCCACAAAGCCCTAGCAACTCTGACGGATAGCCAAACAACTGCGAGCTTGGAATTTCATTTTAACGATATCGGAGAAGTTACGGGCGTGTTCGCGCCAGCACGCTATCGTGAAGTCAATGGCAAATACGAGCCGACTCCTTGGGCAGGCTATTTCTATAACTATCAGGAAAGGCACGGCATGAGAATTCCCACCGCAGGATACGTGGAATGGCAGTTAGGCGATCGCAGTTTCCCATACTGGAAAGGTAACATCACCGAAGTAAAGTACGATTACTAA
- a CDS encoding transposase, translated as MQVTNEHICWHYDHSKDRQVKGINFISLLYHSQGVSLPIGFVLVTKTEIYKDEKTGKPKRRSTITKNEHYRQMLKQAVQNQVEFSYVLNDIWYAAAENMNFIKQELKKDFIMPLKSNRKVALSQDDKRKGKYVCVEAVDIKRGCIKSIYLEGVEFPLLLAKQIFTNEDGSTGILYLATSDTSLTYERITTIYQKRWKVEEYHKSLKQNVSLSKSPTQTINSQTNHFFAALWGYIAVFRSERSGGLGALPPRRGSTPSPQK; from the coding sequence TTGCAAGTAACTAATGAGCATATCTGCTGGCATTACGACCACAGCAAAGATAGACAAGTCAAAGGCATAAACTTCATCAGCCTCTTGTATCATAGCCAAGGAGTATCGTTGCCAATCGGATTCGTGTTGGTGACGAAGACAGAGATCTACAAAGACGAAAAGACAGGGAAACCTAAGAGACGAAGTACAATCACGAAAAACGAGCATTATCGGCAAATGCTAAAGCAAGCAGTGCAAAATCAAGTTGAGTTTAGTTATGTACTCAACGATATTTGGTATGCAGCAGCGGAGAATATGAATTTCATCAAGCAAGAACTGAAGAAAGATTTTATCATGCCACTCAAAAGCAATCGCAAGGTAGCACTGAGTCAAGATGACAAAAGGAAGGGCAAGTATGTCTGCGTCGAGGCTGTGGATATCAAAAGAGGATGCATTAAGTCAATCTACCTTGAAGGGGTAGAATTCCCTTTATTGTTAGCCAAACAAATCTTCACAAACGAAGATGGCAGTACGGGCATTCTCTATTTGGCGACAAGTGATACGAGCTTGACATACGAGCGCATCACAACAATCTATCAAAAACGATGGAAAGTTGAAGAATACCACAAATCGCTCAAGCAGAATGTGAGTCTGTCAAAGTCGCCTACACAGACGATTAACAGTCAGACGAATCATTTCTTTGCTGCATTGTGGGGTTATATAGCGGTTTTCAGATCAGAAAGATCAGGGGGTTTGGGGGCGTTGCCCCCAAGAAGGGGTTCCACCCCTTCACCCCAAAAATAA
- a CDS encoding Arm DNA-binding domain-containing protein: MSTVYIEKHDGRLRLRWFHANKRYTLAAGVDDNATGRAIAKQKAAQIELDIAAGYFVNRSCYALIFVTAILPEKHTSTSVPGERSRSSYFPA, from the coding sequence ATGAGCACTGTATATATCGAAAAGCACGACGGACGCTTGCGATTGCGATGGTTCCACGCCAATAAACGCTACACGCTGGCTGCAGGCGTAGATGACAATGCCACCGGACGAGCGATCGCCAAACAAAAAGCCGCCCAAATTGAGCTAGACATTGCAGCGGGTTACTTTGTCAATAGAAGTTGTTATGCCTTGATTTTTGTCACTGCGATACTGCCAGAGAAACACACATCAACATCTGTGCCGGGAGAGCGATCGCGCAGTTCGTATTTTCCTGCATAG
- the surE gene encoding 5'/3'-nucleotidase SurE encodes MLEIQLAKVTEGIEEVLTLILTNDDGIDAPGILALQKAVAGKGVVVAPRDHLSGCGHQVTTASPIHVQQRSPGHFAIAGTPADCVRVAIGHLFENVKLVLSGINEGGNLGADVYISGTVAAVREAALHGIPAIAISHYRAKRKEIDWEYAAYLTTLVLDKLLNLPIEPGTFWNVNLPHLDSNAPEPAIVFCPLSSKPLPIGFRVEGEHLIYAGKYELRDRSPGTDVDVCFSGSIAVTKIKA; translated from the coding sequence ATGCTCGAAATCCAGCTAGCTAAAGTTACAGAAGGGATAGAGGAAGTCTTGACATTAATTTTAACCAATGACGATGGGATTGATGCACCTGGCATCTTAGCGCTGCAAAAGGCTGTAGCTGGCAAGGGCGTTGTGGTGGCTCCCCGCGACCATCTGTCGGGATGCGGTCATCAGGTCACAACCGCTAGCCCCATTCACGTCCAGCAGCGATCGCCCGGTCATTTTGCGATCGCGGGTACGCCTGCCGACTGCGTGCGAGTGGCGATCGGACATCTCTTTGAGAATGTCAAATTAGTACTATCGGGAATTAATGAAGGCGGTAATTTGGGCGCTGATGTCTATATTTCCGGTACGGTAGCGGCGGTGCGCGAGGCGGCATTACACGGAATACCCGCGATCGCAATTTCCCATTACCGCGCCAAACGCAAGGAAATCGATTGGGAATATGCTGCGTATCTCACTACTCTGGTTCTGGATAAATTATTGAATCTACCCATCGAACCAGGCACATTTTGGAATGTGAATTTGCCGCATTTAGATTCTAACGCTCCAGAGCCAGCCATCGTATTTTGTCCGCTCTCCAGCAAACCTTTACCGATTGGATTTCGAGTAGAAGGCGAGCATTTGATCTATGCAGGAAAATACGAACTGCGCGATCGCTCTCCCGGCACAGATGTTGATGTGTGTTTCTCTGGCAGTATCGCAGTGACAAAAATCAAGGCATAA
- a CDS encoding pentapeptide repeat-containing protein, whose protein sequence is MEAQELLERYAAGDRDFSQVVLSGGHLQSVDLNAVNLVEADLTLTVLEAASLEGAELNLSNLSGANLQQANLNRANLNGASLYQASLVGADLSGAYLIDADLSEANLGGAILQGAFLTSANLTKANLVRANLTKISLTGASLHNADLTGADLSEADLTRANLTGANLTEADLTGANLTGAKLNWANIARAKLGGANLAGTYLSTVRGCEDVILTDARNPAS, encoded by the coding sequence ATGGAAGCTCAAGAACTATTAGAGAGGTATGCTGCAGGCGATCGCGATTTTAGTCAGGTCGTACTCAGTGGCGGACACTTGCAATCGGTCGATCTCAACGCAGTCAACTTAGTGGAGGCAGATTTAACTCTCACAGTTTTAGAAGCAGCTAGTCTGGAGGGGGCGGAGTTAAATCTCTCCAATCTCAGTGGTGCCAATTTGCAGCAGGCTAATTTAAATCGTGCCAATCTTAATGGTGCTAGTCTTTATCAGGCTTCTCTAGTCGGTGCCGATCTCAGTGGTGCTTATCTAATCGATGCCGATCTGAGCGAAGCCAATCTGGGGGGAGCCATATTACAGGGCGCTTTTCTCACTTCGGCAAATTTAACCAAAGCGAATTTAGTTAGGGCTAATCTCACTAAGATATCCTTAACTGGAGCTAGCTTGCATAATGCCGATCTTACTGGTGCCGATCTCAGCGAAGCCGATCTGACCCGCGCCAACCTTACTGGAGCCAACCTCACTGAAGCCGATCTGACCGGAGCTAACCTCACTGGAGCCAAGTTGAACTGGGCAAATATCGCTCGTGCCAAACTAGGAGGAGCCAATCTAGCAGGCACCTATCTATCTACAGTTAGAGGCTGCGAGGATGTCATTTTAACTGATGCTCGAAATCCAGCTAGCTAA
- the hemB gene encoding porphobilinogen synthase, giving the protein MSLTHRPRRMRRTPAMRRLVRETVLTVDDLIYPMFVMEGENNREEVSSMPGSYRYTLDLLLKEIAEVYELGINAIALFPAIPPEKKDVTGSESYNPDGLVQQTVRAIKQSTPDILVITDVALDPFTTHGHDGILDENGIIVNDPTVEVLVKMSLSQAAAGTDMVAPSDMMDGRIGAIRAALDEQGYEHVGILAYSAKYASAYYGPFRDALGSAPKSGDKKTYQMDPANSRESIKEVYLDITEGADIVMVKPALAYLDIIAKVKEATDLPVAAYNVSGEYAMIKAAAQMGWIDEKQVMLETLLSMKRAGADIILTYFAKEVAQIIGKNYP; this is encoded by the coding sequence ATGTCGCTAACTCACCGCCCTCGCCGTATGCGCCGCACGCCTGCTATGCGCCGCCTTGTCCGTGAAACCGTCTTGACGGTTGACGATCTGATCTACCCCATGTTCGTAATGGAAGGGGAAAACAACCGCGAAGAAGTATCGTCCATGCCGGGTTCCTATCGCTATACACTCGATCTGCTACTGAAGGAAATTGCCGAAGTGTATGAATTGGGGATCAATGCGATCGCGCTTTTCCCTGCCATACCACCTGAGAAAAAAGACGTTACGGGTAGTGAAAGCTATAATCCCGACGGCTTAGTGCAACAAACCGTGCGTGCCATCAAGCAATCCACCCCAGATATTCTGGTGATTACAGACGTAGCTCTCGATCCGTTTACTACCCACGGTCATGATGGCATCCTGGATGAGAATGGCATCATCGTCAACGACCCTACCGTCGAAGTTCTGGTGAAAATGTCCCTCTCCCAAGCTGCCGCAGGCACGGATATGGTAGCACCCTCCGATATGATGGACGGACGCATCGGTGCCATTCGCGCTGCCCTCGACGAGCAGGGTTACGAGCATGTTGGTATTCTGGCCTACTCAGCTAAATACGCTTCCGCCTATTACGGGCCATTCCGCGATGCTCTCGGCTCTGCTCCCAAGTCCGGCGATAAGAAAACCTATCAGATGGATCCAGCCAATTCCAGGGAATCGATCAAAGAAGTATATCTGGACATTACGGAAGGGGCAGATATCGTCATGGTCAAACCAGCCCTTGCTTATCTCGATATTATTGCTAAGGTAAAAGAGGCAACCGACCTGCCAGTGGCAGCGTACAACGTCAGCGGCGAATATGCCATGATCAAAGCCGCCGCTCAGATGGGTTGGATTGATGAGAAACAGGTGATGCTGGAAACTCTGCTCAGTATGAAACGAGCTGGCGCGGATATTATTCTTACCTACTTCGCTAAAGAAGTGGCCCAGATTATCGGTAAAAACTATCCCTAG
- a CDS encoding mechanosensitive ion channel family protein, translating to MQYKSDNWGNSSKRRTKHRKCYKFWLVGGAIALSTCVSMPSSAQIPPTFNWDVFKFAASPKNSDPNAQIASGWVWLDGRPLFQVSAPKDTLAVRIDNIQDNLNSVLASYLRQETAPETIEVQVKQSSGLTALYVKPSNASEIYLMSVTEYDTKVHGVTVDILARNISQTVRRALMNAKQERQPQALLVQGGLAAGTVVAVILLSWGVRRWRRHVQASVQPIAVGGAIDGATSDAANIAANDLPEDEGIGREIATQIKVRQKNTLKEIQIRLLQGLQVGIWTCGTLVMLYLSPYTRGWLVLLAITLEIPVKLGLAIFGTYLAVRLSYALVDRFTSTLAQTTLLSTAEDSQRLQLRLSTISGVTKSITTVAGLGIGIFTGLAILGVDIGPLLAGAGLVGVAISFASQSVIKDTINGFFILLEDQYAIGDSIAVSGYSGLVENINLRITQLRDADGRLITIPNSEVKIVANLSSRWSRANLSIPVAYNADLDRAIALIREVAANMVEDNKWREKILETPEVLGVDDFASNGLTVRVWMKTQPSLQGPVAREFRRRVKMTFDRAGIALPTTG from the coding sequence ATGCAGTACAAATCTGACAATTGGGGCAATTCATCTAAGCGACGCACCAAGCACCGCAAATGCTATAAGTTCTGGCTGGTAGGGGGCGCGATCGCCCTATCTACCTGTGTCTCCATGCCAAGTTCAGCCCAGATTCCCCCCACCTTTAACTGGGACGTTTTCAAATTTGCCGCCAGTCCTAAAAATAGCGACCCCAACGCGCAGATCGCCTCAGGTTGGGTGTGGCTAGACGGTCGTCCCCTATTTCAAGTCTCAGCTCCCAAGGATACGCTTGCCGTTCGGATCGATAATATTCAAGATAATTTGAATTCTGTATTAGCTAGCTATCTCAGACAGGAGACGGCACCAGAGACCATAGAGGTACAGGTCAAGCAATCGAGCGGACTGACTGCTTTATATGTCAAGCCCTCAAATGCTAGTGAAATCTACTTGATGAGCGTGACGGAATACGACACAAAAGTACATGGTGTTACCGTCGATATTTTAGCTAGGAATATTAGTCAGACAGTCCGCCGAGCCTTGATGAATGCCAAACAAGAGCGGCAACCTCAGGCTTTGCTAGTGCAGGGAGGTTTAGCTGCGGGTACGGTTGTGGCAGTTATATTGCTCAGTTGGGGCGTGCGTCGCTGGCGAAGACACGTCCAGGCATCCGTGCAGCCAATCGCTGTTGGTGGTGCGATTGATGGTGCCACTAGCGATGCTGCTAATATTGCTGCTAACGATCTGCCCGAAGATGAAGGTATAGGTCGGGAGATTGCCACACAAATAAAAGTAAGACAGAAAAATACGCTCAAGGAAATTCAAATTCGTCTGTTACAAGGTTTACAAGTTGGTATTTGGACGTGTGGCACATTAGTAATGCTGTACCTATCCCCTTATACGAGGGGATGGCTGGTATTGCTAGCGATCACGCTAGAAATTCCGGTCAAATTAGGTTTAGCAATCTTCGGCACCTATCTAGCTGTACGCCTCAGCTATGCCCTAGTCGATCGGTTTACATCTACGCTCGCTCAGACCACGCTTCTGAGTACCGCCGAAGATTCACAAAGGTTGCAGTTGCGTTTGTCTACAATTTCTGGTGTGACCAAAAGCATTACTACCGTAGCGGGTTTAGGCATCGGCATTTTTACTGGCTTAGCCATTCTCGGTGTCGATATTGGCCCACTTCTGGCTGGGGCTGGCTTAGTTGGTGTCGCTATTTCCTTTGCTTCCCAAAGCGTAATTAAGGATACGATTAATGGCTTCTTTATCCTGTTAGAAGACCAGTATGCGATCGGAGACTCAATTGCGGTATCGGGTTACAGTGGCTTAGTGGAAAATATAAACCTGCGCATTACACAACTAAGAGATGCGGATGGTCGCCTGATTACTATCCCAAACAGCGAAGTCAAAATCGTTGCCAACCTCTCTAGCCGTTGGTCGAGAGCTAACCTCAGCATTCCAGTTGCCTATAATGCTGACCTGGATCGGGCGATCGCCCTGATTCGAGAAGTAGCAGCCAATATGGTCGAAGACAACAAATGGCGGGAAAAGATTTTGGAAACTCCAGAGGTACTGGGCGTAGATGACTTTGCTAGCAATGGTTTGACCGTGCGCGTGTGGATGAAAACTCAACCTTCGCTCCAAGGGCCAGTTGCGAGGGAATTTCGCCGTCGCGTTAAAATGACCTTCGATCGCGCTGGCATTGCCCTACCTACAACCGGT